A single region of the Bdellovibrionales bacterium CG10_big_fil_rev_8_21_14_0_10_45_34 genome encodes:
- a CDS encoding 30S ribosomal protein S21: MALVKIRDNESFEQALRRFKKQCEKAGILSEVKKREHYEKKSVRLKKKSIAARKRLLKKLKKSYE, encoded by the coding sequence TTGGCTCTGGTAAAAATACGTGACAATGAAAGCTTTGAGCAAGCTTTGAGACGCTTTAAAAAACAGTGTGAAAAAGCTGGCATCCTTTCTGAAGTCAAAAAGCGAGAGCACTACGAAAAAAAGAGCGTCAGGCTTAAGAAGAAGTCTATCGCCGCTCGTAAGCGTCTATTGAAAAAGCTAAAAAAGAGCTACGAGTAA
- a CDS encoding glutamyl-tRNA amidotransferase has translation MNLKALLTEDMKTAMKEKNSLRLGAIRFLQSALKNREIELRPEPMSDDEAFIVLKKLAKQRKESIDQYQQAGRQDLVEKEQAELAVLEEYLPKMLSEEETQKLVASVVSETGATSVKEMGRVMKEVLAQAGGRADNKLVSDLVKKQLGQ, from the coding sequence ATGAATCTAAAAGCACTCCTTACAGAAGATATGAAAACGGCTATGAAAGAGAAGAATTCGCTTCGTTTAGGCGCAATTCGCTTTTTGCAGTCTGCACTTAAAAACCGCGAAATTGAGCTCCGCCCAGAGCCGATGTCTGACGACGAAGCCTTTATCGTACTCAAAAAACTCGCAAAGCAACGAAAAGAATCCATCGACCAATATCAGCAAGCTGGACGTCAGGACCTCGTAGAAAAAGAGCAGGCGGAACTTGCGGTGCTCGAAGAGTATCTTCCGAAAATGCTGTCGGAAGAAGAAACCCAAAAGCTTGTAGCTTCTGTGGTTTCAGAGACTGGCGCTACTTCGGTAAAAGAGATGGGCCGAGTTATGAAAGAAGTGCTCGCTCAAGCTGGCGGTCGCGCTGATAACAAACTCGTCAGCGATCTCGTAAAGAAACAACTTGGCCAGTAG
- a CDS encoding tRNA-specific adenosine deaminase: MKRALEMAAEASRLGEVPVGAVLVKNGQVVSEGFNRKEADKSPLAHAECLAILEATKTLGAWRLLDTTLYVTLEPCLMCCGAILQARIPRVFFGTRDAKFGAVVSLYETLTDPRTNHRVLIHEGLLASEAAQLLSEFFKKLRTRASK, translated from the coding sequence ATGAAAAGAGCCTTAGAAATGGCAGCAGAAGCATCTAGGTTGGGCGAAGTACCCGTTGGTGCTGTTTTGGTAAAAAACGGCCAGGTCGTTTCTGAGGGATTTAATCGTAAAGAGGCAGACAAATCACCGCTTGCTCACGCCGAGTGTTTGGCAATTTTAGAGGCCACAAAAACTCTTGGGGCTTGGAGACTCCTTGACACAACATTGTATGTGACCCTGGAGCCCTGCCTGATGTGCTGCGGCGCAATACTGCAAGCTCGAATCCCGAGAGTCTTTTTTGGAACACGGGACGCTAAATTTGGCGCGGTCGTGAGCCTTTACGAAACCCTTACAGATCCTCGCACAAATCACCGTGTACTTATTCACGAAGGATTGCTTGCCAGTGAGGCGGCGCAACTGCTGAGTGAGTTCTTCAAAAAGCTAAGAACTCGAGCCTCTAAGTAG